CTTCGTCGTAATCCTCGCAGCTTTACTCTGCGCTCTAATCTGCGTGGTAGGCCTCATCGCCGTAGCTCGCTGCGCCTGGCTCCGCCGTGGAACCTCCGGTAATGGCCGCGTTCCCGGGCAACGTTCCCCTAACAAAGGACTGAAGAAGAAGATAGTCCAGTCGCTGCCGAAATACACTTACGACTCCTCCAGTTCCACCACCGGCGCCGGAAATGGTATTGGCGCTGTCACGGGTGATTGTGCTATCTGCTTGGCGGAGTACGCCGACGGCGACGAGATCCGAGTGCTGCCACAGTGCGGCCATGGATTCCACGTTCAGTGCATTGACACGTGGCTAGGTTCGCATTCGTCGTGCCCGTCGTGCCGGCAGATCCTCGTCGTTGCTCGTTGCCAGAAGTGTGGCGAGTTCCCGGCGATGAACGTTTCCGGCGCAGCTCAGGTTCCGACGCCAGCGGAGACTCAAGTCAAGCAAACCAGATCAGACCGTAGAGCAGCAGCTGCAGCAGTTCCCAGCTCGAGCTATTTtttaccctaaaagggtaaatataggtaaaataaaaatgaaagaagaaaaagaaaagtggaaAGCTGTAACGGTGAAAACTGCTTATCTTGTCTGGTTCGGATGCATACAAATGTACAGAGATTCGGATTAGAAAGTACAGTGGAAAAAGTTTGAAACCCGTGACGGAAAGGGCGATCTGCACGTGACCTTTTTTGGACGCAAAGTCGCAAACAAAGGGAAGAGCTAGAAAGTGAGAAGCGCAGGTGAACCGGTACCACGTGTTGTATGGCTGAAGAGGAAAATGGACACATTGGCTGAAGCCCTATGTCCCTCCCATGTCATTCTCTACCTAATCAATTTGTGGAAGCTATTAATTCtttcttccaatttttttttttttttttttttagggtatTGCCACATTACTCCTTGTATCGTTGTTAGCTTACTAGTTTAGCCGCCTTAACTTCTCTTTGTGGCCATCGATCTATCTAAGTGTCTTTTACTGTATTTAAACATgtaattaaataatatatatatccACTTATCCAGAGCAA
This sequence is a window from Coffea eugenioides isolate CCC68of chromosome 7, Ceug_1.0, whole genome shotgun sequence. Protein-coding genes within it:
- the LOC113777687 gene encoding RING-H2 finger protein ATL80-like translates to MTRSLRILLSTVTTANSTATTSSPPAKHSSPAAEPPQSVAVESDFVVILAALLCALICVVGLIAVARCAWLRRGTSGNGRVPGQRSPNKGLKKKIVQSLPKYTYDSSSSTTGAGNGIGAVTGDCAICLAEYADGDEIRVLPQCGHGFHVQCIDTWLGSHSSCPSCRQILVVARCQKCGEFPAMNVSGAAQVPTPAETQVKQTRSDRRAAAAAVPSSSYFLP